Part of the Microbulbifer salipaludis genome is shown below.
GGCTACAGGAGTATTACGGGACGGTGGCGCACTCGGTAAGAAATATCTACGGGGGCTACATCGGCTGGTGGGAAGGAGACCCCACACAGTTGGCACGTCCCGGGCCGAAGGCTACATCAACGCAGTATGTACGTGTGATGGGTGGTCGCGATGCGGTGCTGAAAGAGGGGCGCAAAGCCATCGACAACAAAAATTATGGCTGGGCCGCCGAGGTGCTCACGCACCAGATCAACGTCGATCCCAGCGACATGGAAGCACGTAAATTAAAAGCCGAGGCGCTGCGCCAGTGGGGCTATTTGCAAACCAATATCTACTGGCGCATGTACGGCATTTCCGGAGCCAATGAACTCGATGGCACCATCGATCGCTCCATGCCGTGGAACTTTGCCGATCCGGCGATTGTAAAAGCGCTACCCACGACCGCACTGCTGAAAACCATGAGCGTGCGTCTCAATGCCGATCGCGCGGCCAATGCGAAGATGAATGTGCAGTTTGTTATTTCAGATACCAATGAGGCGGCAGGCTTCAAGGTACGCAACAAGATTGCCGCCTATATCGATGGCAAGATGGCCAAACCGGATGTCACCATAACGGGCCCTAAAGGCGCCATCCTGAAAACGGTCGCCACCGGGAAACTCGCCGAGGGTGTCACCGTGACCGGTGACAAGGGTGCGGCAAGCCAATTTCTGGGCCTATTCGATATCATCACCCCGAACGACGTCAATCTGGTGCTGCCACCCGGCGCACCGCTCAAACCGTAAAAATTTCCCCTGCAACAAAAAAGCCGGCGCAATGGCCGGCTTCAGAAGGAACAGCGCTGCTCACGGGAGCGCAAAGCGCTGGCGAGCGGCGCTCACTTCGCGCCGCGCCTGCTCCAGGGCTTCCGCCTCTGTTGCGTCCAACAGCTGCTGAACTACACGCTGGAGGTGGTCGCGCATGGCATTGCGCGCACCCTCCGGATCACGCCTCTGGATTGCCTCAAGAATACGGCGGTGCTCTTCGATACCGGGTTTGGATCCGGCCTGACGCACTTTTTCAAGAATGTGTGCAGACACGGAGGAATTGTTGCGCAGCTTCCAGAGGTGCTGACATACGGAAACCACGGCGTCATTATGTGTACACTGAGCGATGTGCAGGTGGAACTTCTCATCCGCCACTTCCGCGCTGGACTCGGTGGCATTCTCTGCCACCATTTCGTCGAAAATTTCGGCCAGCTTCGCCACTTCCTCGTCGCTCACTTCACGGGCGGCCAAACCTGCGGCCTCTCCCTCGAACATTATGCGCGCCTGCAGAATTTCGAAAGCACCGATAGCGCGCTCGCCTGAGGAAAATACGCTGGTCTCGGTATCGGTGACGTAAACCCCGGAGCCACCCTTAACCTCAACGGAACCGGCCAATTCCAGCGCAATAATGGCCTCGCGCACCGTCGGGCGGCTTACCTCAAAGCGCTCTGCCAGCTTGCGCTCAGCGGGCAAACGTGAGCCGGCCGGATAATCGCCAGCGGCGATAGCCTCGGCCAGCTTTTCCGCTACCTTTTGATAAAGTCGAGCACCTGGCATCTAGCCACTCTCCTGCTTTCATAACTGCACTGGTTATTCTGTCTATATAGCGGCAGAGCACCGGGCAAGCGGCCCACTGATCGGTTGCTCACTCGCCGGTGGTTAGGCACGGCCGGCCCGAATTTGTCTGACCTGATCCTACCCCACTCCCATGAGCGGCCTGCCCCAAGTAGTCCCCAAGCAGTCTAGCAGAAGGGGTCAAACCACCACAACACTCCAAGGACCATCGTGGTCATACCAGAATTCCCCGCCTTATGACTCAGGCCTTACCGCTTACTTGTTAAAATGCAGCCCTCCACACGACGCCTCGCCGAATGCCGTTATCTCGTCTAGCCGGGAAGATAGGTGGGTTATTAAAGACTTTCAGGCAAACTCGACGTCATCAGCAAGGCCTGCTATTTAAAAGCAGCCCTAGGCTCAAACCGGTATCCGTCGCAAATAACGCAAGCGCGTCGCAATCAGTCGCCCAGCTTTGCCGGTGCCTTGCTCAGCAGTACAAGAACAAGCGTGGCCAGCGGGCCAAAAATAAGACTCAACACCCACCAGATTAAACCACTGCGATTTTTGCCCTGGGCCAGGCCGGCGTTGATCAGCGAGAGTGTGCCCCAACCGACCAGCCACTCCCGGGATTGAATCATTACCTGATACTCTTCCATAAATACCTTCCAACGGTTTCAAAAAAATCCAACGGCCGAATCGTAAATGGCGCACTGCCAGTCAGCGCGCCAAGTGACTAGTGCAAAGCCACATCAGTTATCCAGCAGGAACCGGGCGATGGTGCGGAAGCCGTGCCCCTTGGCCCCCTGTGCCCACTGGTCGTTTGGCGCCGGCAGGTAAGAACCGGAAAGGTCCATGTGCACCCAACCGCGCCCTTCGTCGCGCACAAACTTGGCCAGAAAGGCCGCCGCCGTGGACGCGCCCGGTGTGCCGTCCATACCAACATTGGCAATTTCCGCAAAGCCGGAAGGAATCTGCTCGAGATGGAATTTCTCCAGCGGCAGGCGCCAGGCTTTTTCATTTTCCTGCCCGGCTGCACGCAATACTTTCTCGGCCATCTCGTCTTCCAGGCTCAGCACCGAATTGTAATCCCGGCCCACCGCCATCTTGGCCGCGCCGGTGAGGGTCGCCGCATCGAGGATATAACGTGGGTTCTCCTCGCTCGCCGCGATCAGGCCATCCGCCAACACCAGGCGACCTTCCGCATCCGTATTCAGGATTTCTGCGGTCACCCCATTCTTGTAGGTGATCACATCGCCCAGCTTGAACGCATGCCCGGAAATCAGATTTTCCGCGCAGCATAGATACAGCTTCACGCGTTTCTGCAGGCCGCGGGCAATGGCCAACGCCAACCCACCGGCAACCATGGCCGCACCGCCCATATCGGACTTCATGTGCGCCATGCCGGCCGAGGGCTTGATGCTGTAACCGCCGGAGTCAAAGGTGATGCCCTTGCCCACCAGGCAGATATCCACAGGCGCATCGTCGCTGCCCGAGGGGTTGTAATCCAGTTGCAACATGGCTCCGCCGCGCACACTGCCCCGGCCCACGTGATGAATGCCCATAAAGCCCGCATCCAGCAATTCATCACCGGAGATCACCCGGTAACTGACCGCATCCGGCGCCAGCTTCTGCAACATATCGGCCGCGCTTTCCGCCAGTGCGCGGGGAAACACATTTTCCGGGGTGCCATTGGTGATTTCCCGCACCCACAGACACGCGGCGCGGCGCGCTTCCAGTTCTGTGCGTTCGTCGCCCTCGCCAATCCCCCAGTCCAGTGTGCTCTTGCGATTGGGATTGTAGTAACCCGCCCAGAAACTCCAGCGGCTCTCCAGGTCCCAGTGTTCCCCGGCCAGGACAACATCCGTCACTCCCATGCCGTCGAGGCGACGGGCAGCGCGTTGCACCGCCACCAGGGTACCGCCGGTGGCCTCGGTGGCATGGATGCGGGCCTCGCTGTCGCTGAAACTCAACAACGCGTTTTTACCCCAGTGTGCCGCCGCCGCGGTATTGTCCAGCCGTACCTGCATCGCTGTCGTCATCGTTATGCCTTCTGTGAATCCAAAAAAGAGAGACTTTAAATAGTGACTTTACTATTGGGGCAGTCTAGCAGCCTGCAAGGGGCAGTTTGCGCCACCGCCGGGAGTGCCGATACACTGGACGGATGACATACCGCGACAAGGAAGTACATCATGGGCGACGCCTGCCACTACCATTCCAGTGCCGATGCCATCTGGCAATGCTCCGGCTGCAGCACTAACTATTGCGGCGCCTGCGTGCCGGGCTCGGCACTCAATTATCACCAGTCCACCCCCAAATGTACCCTGTGCAACAAGCGCCTGGAAAATGTGGGGGCAAGCAATGCGGCCAAGCCATTCTGGCAGATGGCCCCGTTCTATTTCCGCTACGGATGCAGCGCCGGGCCGCTGACGGTCTCCGCACTCTGCGCCGTGGCGGCACTCGCCATGACCGGTCTCGGGCTGCTGTCGATCTTCGTGTTCGTCGCCACCCTCGCGGTGGTCATGCGTTACAACCTGCTAGTGATTGAAAAACTCGCGGGCGGTCAATTGGAAGCGCCGACGTTTGGCGATGCCCAGGACGGTCGCAGTGCCGCCGTTTTTGCCAAGGTGATCGGCATGATCCTGGTGGCCGGTGGTGCCGGCATGCTGCTGGCAGGGCTGGGAGAAGGAGCCGTACAGGTCTACTCCATCGCTCTGTCGCTGCTGGCACCGGCGGCGATGATTGTGCTGGCACTGGAGCACAGCATGCGCGCGGCGGTGAACCCTCTCAAGCTGTTGCAGTTTACCCTCATCATCGGCTGGCCTTACTGGCTGCTGTGGCTTTCCACCAGCGCGGTGTCCGCGGCACCCGCCTACCTGCTGCCGCTGGTGGCAGAAAAGCTCCCGGCGTGGATGTTGCTGCCGCTGCTCGCCTTCCTCACCAGTTACTTCTCCATCGTGACCAGTGCCATGATGGGGTATATCTGCCTGACCAGACAGCGCAAGCTCGGG
Proteins encoded:
- the pepB gene encoding aminopeptidase PepB, which translates into the protein MTTAMQVRLDNTAAAAHWGKNALLSFSDSEARIHATEATGGTLVAVQRAARRLDGMGVTDVVLAGEHWDLESRWSFWAGYYNPNRKSTLDWGIGEGDERTELEARRAACLWVREITNGTPENVFPRALAESAADMLQKLAPDAVSYRVISGDELLDAGFMGIHHVGRGSVRGGAMLQLDYNPSGSDDAPVDICLVGKGITFDSGGYSIKPSAGMAHMKSDMGGAAMVAGGLALAIARGLQKRVKLYLCCAENLISGHAFKLGDVITYKNGVTAEILNTDAEGRLVLADGLIAASEENPRYILDAATLTGAAKMAVGRDYNSVLSLEDEMAEKVLRAAGQENEKAWRLPLEKFHLEQIPSGFAEIANVGMDGTPGASTAAAFLAKFVRDEGRGWVHMDLSGSYLPAPNDQWAQGAKGHGFRTIARFLLDN
- a CDS encoding FadR/GntR family transcriptional regulator, translated to MPGARLYQKVAEKLAEAIAAGDYPAGSRLPAERKLAERFEVSRPTVREAIIALELAGSVEVKGGSGVYVTDTETSVFSSGERAIGAFEILQARIMFEGEAAGLAAREVSDEEVAKLAEIFDEMVAENATESSAEVADEKFHLHIAQCTHNDAVVSVCQHLWKLRNNSSVSAHILEKVRQAGSKPGIEEHRRILEAIQRRDPEGARNAMRDHLQRVVQQLLDATEAEALEQARREVSAARQRFALP
- a CDS encoding antitermination protein NusB, whose amino-acid sequence is MEEYQVMIQSREWLVGWGTLSLINAGLAQGKNRSGLIWWVLSLIFGPLATLVLVLLSKAPAKLGD